A section of the Mycobacterium sp. 3519A genome encodes:
- a CDS encoding sigma-70 family RNA polymerase sigma factor, with product MARLPLVTTELDALLHQVARRDVDAFATFYDRTRARVFGLVTRVLRDPGYSEETTQEIYLQVWRTADSYDPAAGSPLAWLLTLAHRRAVDRVRSEQAASQRESRYGAANVDPPSDQVADSVILLDERRQVADCLDSLTDAQRECIQLAYYNGLTYVQVSERLSANLATIKSRMRDGIRSLRKCLGLA from the coding sequence ATGGCTAGGCTACCGCTCGTGACCACCGAACTCGACGCGTTGCTGCACCAGGTGGCTCGCCGAGACGTCGATGCGTTCGCCACGTTCTACGACCGCACCCGGGCCAGGGTGTTCGGCCTGGTCACCCGTGTGCTGCGGGATCCCGGGTACAGCGAGGAGACCACGCAGGAGATCTATCTGCAGGTGTGGCGCACCGCCGACAGTTACGACCCGGCCGCCGGGTCGCCGCTGGCGTGGTTGCTGACGTTAGCGCACCGGCGCGCGGTGGATCGGGTCCGGTCGGAGCAGGCGGCCAGTCAGCGCGAGTCGCGCTACGGCGCAGCGAACGTCGATCCGCCGTCGGACCAGGTGGCGGATTCGGTGATCCTGCTCGACGAGCGGCGCCAGGTGGCCGACTGCCTGGACTCGCTGACGGATGCGCAGCGCGAGTGCATTCAGCTCGCGTACTACAACGGATTGACGTATGTCCAAGTGTCGGAACGATTGTCGGCCAATCTGGCGACGATCAAGTCGCGGATGCGCGACGGCATCCGCAGTCTGCGCAAGTGTCTGGGGCTGGCATGA
- a CDS encoding DUF1365 domain-containing protein yields MSPPALYRTRVTHLRRAPTHHYFEHHGYYWYVDIDDLPRLPRWLRPFARFLATDHLDGAPDDSLRQRVDSFLATHGIDSRGGRITAVMQARVLGYAFNPLTLYWCHDANGAVRHVVAEVQHIAGSRHAYLLPPEQAAMVRKKVRASPFNDADGYYLVSAPLPDDELDVRISLHRENQPAFVATLRGGRRRAGVGMLLWLQVAAPLAPLMGALGFRVQTMILRLRGVPPVRAYENHYGSADFASSTAKPRIS; encoded by the coding sequence ATGTCGCCGCCGGCGCTGTACCGGACCCGGGTCACTCATTTGCGCCGTGCGCCGACGCATCACTACTTCGAGCACCACGGCTACTACTGGTATGTCGACATCGATGACCTGCCGCGGTTGCCGCGGTGGCTTCGGCCGTTTGCGCGATTCCTGGCAACCGATCATCTCGACGGCGCGCCCGACGATTCGTTGCGTCAGCGCGTCGACAGCTTCCTTGCCACACACGGCATCGACTCGCGCGGTGGAAGGATCACCGCGGTGATGCAGGCCCGCGTGCTCGGGTACGCGTTCAATCCGCTGACCCTGTACTGGTGTCACGACGCGAACGGCGCGGTGCGCCACGTCGTCGCCGAGGTGCAACACATCGCCGGCAGCAGGCACGCGTATTTGCTGCCACCCGAACAAGCCGCGATGGTGCGGAAGAAGGTCCGCGCTTCTCCGTTCAACGACGCCGACGGCTACTACCTCGTCAGCGCACCGCTGCCGGACGACGAACTCGACGTGAGGATTTCGCTGCACCGCGAGAATCAGCCCGCTTTTGTTGCGACCCTGCGGGGCGGCAGGCGTCGCGCCGGCGTTGGCATGCTGTTGTGGCTGCAGGTGGCTGCGCCGCTGGCTCCGTTGATGGGCGCCTTGGGCTTTCGCGTCCAGACCATGATCCTTCGGCTGCGAGGAGTACCGCCCGTGCGGGCATACGAAAATCATTACGGCTCGGCTGATTTCGCATCAAGCACAGCCAAACCCCGAATATCGTGA
- a CDS encoding amidohydrolase: MPSTFFRGGTIWTGVSGETTDALLVTDGVVRAIGDAAHPQAGGAEEIDLDGGFLMPSFGDGHAHPLPGGLEAVGPQVRPCQTVDEIVAEVKRYAADHPDEEWIVGASYESSMAPGGLFDARWLDAAVPDRPVVLRAWDYHTVWCNSVALQRAGITTDTPDPVLGEIPRRDDGTPLGTLREWGAVDLVHKIVPARDPAVRVGALQTAARYYQERGVTWVQDAWVEPADVDTYLDAARQDALEIRFNLGLYADPRYFDTQLDHFVDARRRVQEAASPLLTANTVKFFADGVIENETGALLAPYCGTLHGHGGQERSDPGNNRGMQVWENLADAARAVDERGFQIHIHAIGDAAARQALDAIEHVVAVNGPKDRRPVIAHAQLVDDADLKRFAALGVIPNMQPLWAQLDPLMVELTIPRLGPDRSDKQYRMQSLYESGAPLAFGSDWPVSSGAPLDGIAVAVSRGGWTPQEIITVERALSAYTAGVAKQAFAEGRWGTITPGASADLVWLDSDPRTTPPDGLADVGIRATYLSGRSVYSATG, encoded by the coding sequence GTGCCTTCGACGTTTTTCCGTGGCGGGACCATCTGGACCGGTGTGAGCGGCGAGACCACCGACGCGCTGCTGGTCACCGACGGCGTGGTGCGAGCCATCGGCGACGCTGCGCACCCCCAGGCCGGCGGGGCCGAGGAGATCGACCTCGACGGCGGGTTTTTGATGCCGTCATTTGGCGACGGGCATGCGCACCCGCTGCCGGGCGGCCTCGAGGCGGTGGGCCCGCAGGTGCGACCGTGCCAGACGGTCGACGAGATCGTGGCCGAGGTGAAGCGCTACGCCGCCGACCATCCCGACGAGGAGTGGATCGTCGGCGCCTCGTATGAGAGCAGCATGGCGCCCGGCGGGCTTTTCGACGCGCGCTGGCTGGACGCCGCGGTGCCCGACCGGCCCGTCGTGCTGCGCGCGTGGGACTACCACACGGTGTGGTGCAACAGTGTTGCGCTGCAGCGGGCAGGCATCACCACGGACACACCTGATCCGGTGCTCGGCGAGATCCCGCGCCGCGATGACGGCACGCCACTGGGCACGCTGCGCGAGTGGGGGGCTGTGGACCTCGTGCACAAGATCGTGCCCGCCCGCGACCCCGCGGTCCGTGTAGGCGCGCTGCAAACCGCCGCCCGCTACTACCAGGAGCGCGGCGTGACCTGGGTGCAGGACGCCTGGGTCGAACCCGCCGACGTCGACACCTATCTGGACGCCGCCCGACAGGACGCGCTCGAAATCCGGTTCAACCTCGGCCTGTACGCGGATCCGCGCTACTTCGACACGCAACTCGACCACTTCGTCGACGCCCGCCGTCGCGTGCAGGAGGCGGCCTCGCCGTTGCTGACCGCCAACACGGTCAAGTTCTTCGCCGACGGGGTGATCGAGAACGAAACCGGGGCGCTGCTGGCGCCGTATTGCGGCACGTTGCACGGCCACGGAGGGCAGGAGCGGAGCGACCCGGGAAACAACAGGGGCATGCAGGTGTGGGAGAACCTTGCCGACGCCGCCCGCGCGGTCGACGAACGCGGTTTCCAGATTCACATCCACGCGATCGGCGACGCCGCCGCGCGCCAGGCGCTCGACGCCATCGAACACGTCGTCGCCGTCAACGGGCCGAAAGACCGGCGGCCGGTGATCGCGCACGCGCAACTGGTCGACGATGCCGACCTGAAACGCTTTGCCGCCCTTGGCGTGATCCCCAACATGCAACCGCTGTGGGCGCAGCTCGACCCGCTGATGGTGGAACTGACCATCCCGCGGCTGGGACCCGACCGCAGCGACAAGCAGTACCGCATGCAGAGTCTCTACGAGTCGGGGGCACCGCTGGCGTTCGGCTCGGACTGGCCGGTGTCCTCGGGCGCGCCGTTGGACGGCATCGCGGTCGCCGTGTCGCGCGGCGGCTGGACACCGCAGGAGATCATCACCGTCGAACGCGCGCTCAGCGCCTACACGGCGGGAGTCGCGAAACAGGCGTTCGCCGAAGGACGTTGGGGCACGATCACTCCCGGTGCGAGCGCCGATCTGGTGTGGTTGGACTCCGATCCGCGCACGACGCCACCGGACGGTCTGGCCGATGTCGGCATCCGGGCTACATATCTGTCAGGTCGG